The Pochonia chlamydosporia 170 chromosome Unknown PCv3seq00029, whole genome shotgun sequence genome includes a window with the following:
- a CDS encoding protein kinase-like domain (similar to Cordyceps militaris CM01 XP_006669408.1), whose amino-acid sequence MAEQTRVEELERLLREAQLRAEREQQRAETAEQQTRATTLDEYIAACHSLVFSRFEVETDKSLTSKGSITNPRNKLCPTSLKPWPDFLEQQRVAFGVLYDALPAQTRLFESRNFLSGLGDRISQRPIANEKDLETFLHNSVEDPVRSILHQLKEVEQVQSVYGIGGGIIFENHPSAISDVSEEVVHREMSSPPRTPDQGRLSNQLRPDQICVYRSEDGKSTRRSMIYVCEYKAPHKLTAPHLRVGLRPMNVYKEVVNRKTIPTSADPEGRFQYHAEKLTTAAISQTYHYMIEGGLDYGLLTTGETIVFLKIDWEDPQTLYYHLAEPGPEVSAHPNHFHSCTAVGQYLAFTLVALGQPGQRREHGQEERRLAIQGLKTWAEDFESTLRSIPASERSAPSGFSDYEPTTYEGIDRSPYPFRHDRRPVSDKDQPDRQPARRDSPESSDDESRSNLPDTPSPAERRTGSREQGTRRSQRIHAQRPRGAAARGGSEYTRQYCTQKCLVGMVRGRLLDIRCPNVTLHKRWRGPLGPPQGGIISHHPVSHRQWLQLLRKQLEDSLDNGVTPLCEGGARGVLFQVTLLAYGYTFIGKGTVRAFIEDLEHEAAVYDRLKAVQGINVPVFLGTMDLRSMNKIYYYDHRVYVVHVILLSWGGYKLSDIENVNGMGKTLADGALRSLQSIHREGVVHKDVRAANMLFNPETNRVMVIDFERSLLVQPPRRALAQLVPNKRAWNSETTEKRKGRVRVSGQQQGCGDVVEDISMARSAFSELNCLGGDQDDEKSASPELGVGRSATMEEDGSCGYHSTELATTVALPNPLNETEDRSMDHFGNAGHGNQRDVSRREEEAGGGSPAFLNDHSNANDSDTIFITGNDVVSDSQSESAWDLGAEVRKVPDNHPCAIEASSRSAKEFLENVWSRRCGCEPEERRPGPEANNRFSLEQMACYWKELGVPDALSPSSPGPSQIGYHDNDDLDWSIFALTLCVLSGCRTSAESKYSLINADHTLLTASFGEDCVKAGISVIPDLYKTGLAGACRVKDGSATCESSPPGHPSLNWIDMFESDLNLAASANTTTPRPPGSSNSTIAHCLNVIASNPVDHAYNNRLASALLALLAICIVLNIATTAVALFSVSAFALPVFFPGLVDEILLVTCLGIYLGIMNHEAGSYIMQDHQHDIDGKAVLGVGFWLLLSTFAVRALSMPALLATTVLVAVSIPLVVISLVLCVVGCAEAVAGTVEFVPVIYYF is encoded by the exons ATGGCTGAGCAAACGAGGGTCGAAGAGCTTGAAAGGCTCTTACGAGAAGCTCAGCTACGCGCCGAGAGAGAACAGCAACGCGCCGAGACGGCGGAACAGCAGACCCGTGCTACAACGTTGGACGAGTATATCGCGGCTTGCCATAGCCTAGTGTTTTCGAGATTCGAGGTCGAGACGGACAAATCGCTTACCTCAAAAGGCTCAATCACAAACCCAAGGAATAAGCTATGTCCAACGAGCCTCAAGCCTTGGCCAGACTTCCTGGAGCAACAGAGAGTCGCCTTCGGCGTACTCTATGACGCGCTTCCCGCGCAGACGCGTCTTTTCGAGTCCCGAAACTTCTTGTCCGGACTTGGAGACAGAATTTCCCAGCGGCCGATTGCGAATGAGAAAGACCTCGAGACCTTCCTTCATAACAGCGTCGAGGATCCAGTCAGATCCATTCTGCATCAGCTTAAGGAGGTGGAGCAAGTGCAAAGCGTTTACGGAATTGGGGGTGGCATCATATTCGAGAATCACCCTAGTGCCATAAGCGATGTATCCGAAGAAGTCGTCCACCGTGAAatgtcatcaccacccagaACACCTGATCAGGGACGACTTTCGAATCAACTTCGCCCCGACCAAATATGTGTTTACCGATCTGAAGATGGCAAGTCGACAAGACGCAGCATGATCTACGTTTGCGAATACAAGGCACCTCACAAACTGACAGCGCCCCATCTTCGTGTTGGCCTGCGACCGATGAATGTATATAAGGAAGTTGTCAACCGCAAGACGATCCCTACCTCGGCGGATCCGGAAGGCCGTTTCCAATACCATGCGGAAAAACTAACCACCGCTGCCATATCGCAAACGTATCACTACATGATCGAGGGCGGACTCGACTACGGGCTGCTGACAACGGGTGAGACGATTGTGTTCCTCAAAATTGATTGGGAGGATCCGCAGACACTCTACTATCATCTAGCCGAGCCCGGGCCTGAGGTGTCGGCGCATCCGAACCATTTCCACTCTTGTACTGCTGTCGGGCAGTATCTAGCCTTCACCCTGGTCGCCTTGGGTCAACCCGGCCAAAGGCGGGAGCACGGCCAGGAGGAGCGTCGCCTTGCGATTCAGGGGCTGAAGACGTGGGCAGAAGATTTTGAGAGCACGCTGCGTTCTATTCCAGCCAGCGAGCGGTCCGCGCCAAGTGGCTTTTCGGACTATGAGCCTACTACCTACGAGGGTATTGATCGATCGCCATATCCATTTCGTCACGACCGACGGCCTGTTAGTGATAAGGACCAACCCGACAGGCAGCCTGCAAGACGGGACTCGCCAGAGTCCTCAGATGATGAATCAAGAAGCAACCTCCCAGACACACCGAGTCCCGCTGAACGGCGAACCGGGAGTCGAGAGCAGGGAACCCGACGAAGCCAGAGGATCCATGCTCAACGTCCACGAGGAGCCGCGGCACGAGGCGGTAGTGAGTATACGAGACAATACTGCACGCagaaatgtctggtcggaaTGGTTAGAGGGCGTTTACTCGATATACGTTGTCCCAACGTAACGCTTCACAAGAGATGGCGGGGTCCCCTGGGTCCTCCCCAGGGTGGGATCATCTCCCATCATCCTGTCAGCCATCGCCAGTGGCTACAGCTTCTGAGGAAACAGCTCGAAGATTCTCTTGACAACGGGGTGACCCCTCTATGCGAGGGTGGTGCACGGGGTGTACTATTCCAAGTCACTTTGCTCGCCTATGGCTATACTTTCATCGGTAAGGGGACTGTCCGGGCGTTTATCGAGGATCTCGAGCACGAAGCCGCAGTTTACGATCGCCTCAAAGCGGTGCAAGGGATCAATGTGCCTGTTTTTTTAGGCACCATGGACCTCCGATCCATGAACAAAATCTACTATTATGACCACCGGGTCTACGTAGTGCATGTGATACTCCTCTCATGGGGCGGGTACAAGCTAAGCGATATTGAGaatgtcaatggcatgggcaaGACTCTGGCAGATGGGGCATTGCGATCGTTGCAATCGATACATCGAGAAGGTGTTGTCCACAAGGATGTGcgagcagccaacatgcTATTCAATCCTGAGACGAATCGTGTAATGGTCATTGACTTCGAAAGATCATTGCTCGTGCAGCCGCCTCGGCGTGCCCTAGCTCAATTAGTACCCAACAAGAGGGCATGGAACAGTGAGACAACTGAGAAAAGAAAGGGCAGAGTTCGAGTCTCCGGTCAGCAACAAGGGTGTGGAGATGTTGTGGAAGACATTTCGATGGCGAGGTCGGCATTCTCAGAACTCAATTG CTTGGGTGGAGAccaagacgacgagaagTCGGCCAGCCCCGAGCTTGGTGTGGGACGATCCGCAacgatggaggaggatggtaGTTGTGGGTACCACTCTACGGAGCTGGCAACAACCGTTGCACTACCCAACCCGCTAAACGAGACAGAAGACCGAAGCATGGACCATTTCGGAAACGCAGGCCATGGCAACCAAAGAGATGTCTCAcgcagagaagaagaagcaggtgGCGGATCCCCTGCTTTTCTGAACGACCATAGCAACGCAAACGACTCAGACACTATATTTATCACTGGCAACGATGTGGTGTCAGACTCCCAATCAGAGTCGGCTTGGGACTTAGGTGCCGAAGTTCGAAAAGTGCCGGATAATCACCCTTGTGCGATTGAGGCCAGTTCTCGGTCAGCAAAGGAATTCCTGGAGAATGTTTGGAGCCGCCGGTGTGGCTGCGAACCTGAAGAGCGTCGTCCAGGTCCAGAAGCCAATAATAGGTTCAGCCTTGAACAAATGGCCTGTTACTGGAAAGAACTTGGCGTTCCGGACGCCCTCAGCCCTTCATCTCCAGGCCCGTCTCAAATAGGCTATCATGATAATGATGATCTTGACTGGT CCATCTTCGCCCTCACATTGTGCGTGCTCAGCGGGTGCCGTACCTCTGCTGAGAGCAAGTACAGCCTCATCAATGCCGACCACACGCTCCTGACGGCGTCGTTTGGGGAAGATTGCGTCAAAGCTGGCATCTCCGTCATCCCTGACTTATACAAGACGGGTCTGGCAG GCGCATGCAGAGTCAAAGACGGCTCTGCCACCTGCGAATCCTCGCCTCCCGGCCACCCATCCCTGAACTGGATTGACATGTTCGAGTCCGACCTCAACCTCGCTGCTTCCGCAAACACCACGACTCCAAGACCCCCAggctcctccaactccaccaTAGCCCACTGCCTCAACGTCATCGCCTCAAACCCCGTCGACCACGCCTACAACAACCGCCTTGCCTCCGCCCTCCTCGCGCTTCTCGCCATCTGCATCGTCCTCAACATCGCCACCACCGCTGTCGCGCTATTCAGTGTCTCCGCGTTCGCCTTGCCCGTCTTCTTCCCGGGGCTGGTGGATGAGATCCTCCTCGTCACATGTCTGGGCATCTACCTGGGAATCATGAACCACGAGGCCGGGTCGTACATCATGCAGGATCACCAGCACGATATCGACGGAAAGGCGGTGTTAGGGGTCGGTTTCtggttgttgctgagcaCCTTCGCCGTGCGTGCTTTGTCGATGCCAGCGCTGTTGGCGACAACGGTGTTGGTTGCGGTGTCGATCCCGCTCGTGGTGATTTCGCTGGTTTTATGTGTTGTTGGGTGTGCGGAGGCGGTGGCCGGTACGGTGGAGTTTGTTCCAGTTATTTACTACTTTTGA
- a CDS encoding zinc knuckle domain-containing protein, translating into MAVQAGNQAGRSQVSTAQPLNNRPNRQSCASRHKTALDSVAREATQTQKSQPNRIRSVSIGSGKTTGGRASGRRIQPSVRRRRSQWEVSSDETRLPVQIRSAAVGIAVRAPSKCSKCHGFGHRKNSKACPMKYSGSASQSESKGQERCIVVKL; encoded by the coding sequence ATGGCAGTTCAGGCCGGCAATCAGGCTGGGCGCAGTCAGGTTTCCACCGCTCAGCCTCTAAACAATCGGCCAAACCGTCAATCATGTGCAAGCCGACATAAGACGGCTCTGGACAGCGTGGCGCGCGAAGCCACCCAGACACAAAAGAGCCAGCCAAACCGTATAAGGTCAGTATCAATAGGGTCAGGGAAGACAACGGGGGGTCGGGCAAGTGGGCGGAGGATTCAACCAAGTGTACGAAGGCGGCGATCTCAATGGGAGGTATCAAGTGATGAGACAAGGCTTCCTGTCCAAATAAGGTCGGCGGCAGTTGGAATTGCCGTAAGGGCTCCGAGCAAATGTAGCAAATGTCATGGGTTTGGCCATAGGAAGAACTCCAAGGCATGTCCCATGAAGTACTCGGGATCAGCGTCTCAATCTGAAAGCAAAGGCCAGGAGCGATGTATTGTAGTCAAATTGTAa
- a CDS encoding Endonuclease/exonuclease/phosphatase (similar to Metarhizium robertsii ARSEF 23 XP_007825297.2) — translation MAHSIQQIAFDIVVAGFRARGHSYVLYSDLSLSEKGAAGYGYAVHQRDHSICQGAGRLGPAEVFDAEAKGALEGLKAALRLPQSASQTIVVCLDNIAAARSLRGHPSDSSQRVFPTFQALAKTHRQTEVRWVPGHTKIAGNDQADALAKAGSSRPEPVDAAPTLAFLRRTAKQRSKDVVQVWWDVSAPDKYKTLTLQFPRGCPQELSLPRTTLHHLLAARTHHGDFADYHERFNHNDAQLTCSCGRRKAPTHLFYCRKIQPRHRMRLAPSPIAAINRAIGRDFDKFVKLAKASFFLEKICPRH, via the exons ATGGCTCATTCCATTCAGCAGATagcttttgacattgttgttgctggcttccGTGCCAGAGGTCACTC ATACGTACTATACTCAGACCTCTCACTGTCCGAGAAGGGCGCTGCCGGATACGGCTATGCCGTCCACCAACGCGACCACTCTATTTGTCAAGGCGCAGGACGCCTTGGCCCTGCTGAAGTATTCGACGCTGAAGCGAAAGGAGCACTTGAAGGCCTGAAGGCCGCGCTGCGACTACCACAATCCGCCTCTCAGACGATAgttgtttgccttgataATATTGCAGCCGCCAGATCTCTCCGTGGCCACCCCTCGGACTCTTCACAACGAGTCTTCCCTACCTTCCAAGCCCTGGCAAAGACTCACAGACAGACCGAAGTCCGCTGGGTACCTGGGCACACTAAAATTGCAGGTAATGACCAGGCTGACGCGCTGGCGAAAGCAGGCAGCTCCCGGCCTGAACCTGTAGATGCCGCCCCAACGCTGGCCTTCTTGCGTAGAACCGCTAAACAGCGGTCCAAAGACGTagtccaagtctggtgggatgTTTCTGCCCCTGACAAGTATAAGACTCTGACCCTTCAATTCCCTCGAGGCTGCCCACAGGAGCTATCTCTCCCACGCAcaaccctccaccacctGCTCGCGGCGAGAACCCATCATGGCGACTTTGCTGACTATCATGAAAGATTCAACCACAACGACGCACAACTGACATGTAGCTGTGGTCGACGGAAGGCGCCCACGCACCTCTTCTATTGCAGGAAGATCCAACCGCGTCACCGGATGAGGCTTGCACCCTCACCGATCGCAGCGATCAACCGAGCAATAGGCAGAGACTTTGACAAATTCGTCAAGCTGGCGAAGGCAAGCTTCTTTCTCGAGAAGATTTGCCCACGCCACTAG
- a CDS encoding DDE superfamily endonuclease, CENP-B-like protein (similar to Metarhizium robertsii ARSEF 23 XP_007816558.2), with translation MVKNFAQDIAKIKVGKDWPYSFVRRNRNELGCIWFDGLDAARKRADNIRTKIEKYNILPCNTYNVDEKGFLLGVINRTKRVFSLSVKKQGKLLGASQDGNRSWITFLACVCQDMTSLPPFLIYQGKPGQVQDSWLAEFDPEHQSAFFTTSETGWTNHELGKEWLIGVFDRFTKAKARNGRDYRLLITDGHSSHVNMDFLEWCDQHRIIIAVFPPHSTHRLQPLDVSLFSPLSTAYSNQLIQWTAKTQGLINLSKREFWTLFWSAFETSFSAENIASGWKRTGLLPFDPEVILSQITDKEEDNSDTGGDSAESLALQQPTARDLRRLVDKVVDTSAADRGRNSRKLKSTLESLQSEVDLLRYENQGLRETIIQEKKRRQRGKALKDLLFDRTDPNAAQVFSPAKVAQARVKKAEIDAQRKEEALKKEAQKVQRQKKAAEQKALALERRRQREAETERKRQAKEARQQEREENRQIRRDLKRLWTVAKKVRMLRMK, from the exons ATGGTAAAGAACTTTGCGCAGGATATCGCGAAAATTAAGGTCGGAAAGGACTGGCCGTACAGCTTCGTTCGACGCAATCGTAATGAGCTTGGTTGCATCTGGTTTGACGGGCTAGACGCCGCGCGAAAGAGAGCCGATAAT ATCCGCACGAAAATCGAGAAATACAACATTCTGCCTTGCAACACATATAACGTGGACGAAAAGGGGTTTCTCTTGGGCGTGATTAATAGGACAAAGAGAGTATTTTCCCTAAGTGTCAAAAAGCAGGGTAAATTACTCGGCGCATCGCAAGATGGCAATCGATCCTGGATTACCTTCCTGGCATGCGTCTGCCAGGATATGACATCGCTGCCGCCATTTCTCATCTaccaaggcaagccagggcaagtccaagattCTTGGCTTGCAGAGTTTGACCCAGAGCATCAATCGGCTTTCTTTACAACCTCGGAGACGGGGTGGACAAATCACGAACTTGGGAAAGAGTGGCTAATAGGCGTTTTCGACCGCTTTACCAAGGCGAAAGCCCGCAACGGTCGTGATTATCGTCTCCTTATTACTGATGGCCACTCCAGCCATGTTAATATGGACTTTCTAGAGTGGTGTGACCAACACAGGATTATTATTGCGGTGTTCCCTCCCCATTCCACACATCGGTTGCAGCCCTTAGATGTGTCGCTGTTTAGCCCTCTGTCAACCGCATACTCAAATCAGCTTATCCAGTGGACGGCAAAAACACAAGGCCTTATTAATCTATCAAAGCGCGAGTTCTGGACTTTGTTTTGGAGCGCATTTGAAACTTCCTTCTCTGCCGAGAACATTGCGAGTGGGTGGAAACGCACTGGTCTCTTGCCATTTGACCCAGAAGTCATTTTATCCCAGATCAccgacaaagaagaagacaattCAGATACAGGTGGAGACTCTGCAGAGTCATTGGCCCTCCAACAACCTACTGCTCGAGATTTACGCCGACTTGTAGACAAAGTTGTCGATACGTCCGCTGCAGATAGGGGCCGCAATAGCCGAAAGCTGAAGAGCACTCTCGAAAGCCTTCAATCCGAGGTTGACCTGCTTCGATATGAGAACCAAGGACTCCGTGAGACAATTAttcaggagaagaagcgcaggCAGCGCGGTAAAGCCTTAAAAGATCTACTTTTTGATCGAACAGATCCTAACGCAGCCCAGGTGTTTAGCCCAGCGAAAGTCGCACAAGCTCGCGTAAAGAAGGCAGAAATAGACGCGCAACGGAAAGAGGAGGCACTAAAGAAGGAAGCCCAAAAGGTTCAgcggcagaagaaggcagcagaGCAGAAAGCTCTAGCCCTAGAGAGAAGGAGGCAACGTGAGGCAGAAACAGAGAGGAAGCGGcaggcaaaagaagccagacaacaagagAGGGAGGAAAATCGGCAGATCCGACGAGATCTCAA GCGGCTTTGGACGGTCGCGAAAAAAgtgcggatgttgaggatgaaataa
- a CDS encoding carboxylesterase family protein (similar to Colletotrichum gloeosporioides Nara gc5 XP_007286002.1) has product MKHILYLCFAGLVVGDRIRYGDDVPVITVKNGSYAGIFTPRYHQDFFLGIPYAKPAQRFSVAERLNHSWNETRPAAAYPPHCYGYGPDNIGYEMSEDCLYLNVVRPSKISKDAQLPVAIWIHGGGLYMGGSADRRYNLSFVVEQSAQMGKPIIGVSLNYRLVAFGFLGGEEAQAAGATNIGFRDQRLAIEWIHENIRAFGGSPEKITIWGESSGTESVTAQVFAYNGQHNGLFRGAIGQSGFGGIIPRLPGGYNATALQQEHFDNLVRNVSTCASTVGTPHALECLRNADFRDINATLSQMPALTWSPVLDGDFLADYSANQVSNGRFARVPILIGANSDEGTGFGSGKGPDGGSFNTDDDIRGAIQNFISPTAGIKTGKSVDDLLDQALYLYPNIQSAGIPTLKTWPHVLQPNDNFTQSLGLQYRRGNAFFGDVYMHYLRRRANLAWSRYGLPSFVYRFDVTVNGKPEFTGATHFQEVAFVFYNINGDAYTVNPFGGDDHAYSRKARALAKEISSMWINFIVDQNPNGYQHQSCESDRWPTFDPTDGGGAGRGIVFELDHLSVELDDWRAEGINWLIQNDLALIGN; this is encoded by the exons ATGAAGCATATTCTGTACCTCTGTTTTGCTGGGCTAGTTGTTGGTGACCGTATCAGATACGGCGACGACGTGCCTGTCATTACAGTAAAAAATGGGTCGTATGCCGGCATTTTCACCCCAAGATATCACCAAGACTTCTTTTTGGGGATTCCCTATGCAAAG CCAGCCCAACGGTTTAGTGTAGCTGAACGCCTTAACCACAGCTGGAATGAGACACGTCCAGCCGCAGCCTACCCACCTCATTGCTACGGCTATGGGCCGGATAACATTGGGTATGAGATGTCAGAAGACTGCCTGTATCTCAACGTTGTTCGCCCTAGCAAAATATCAAAAGACGCTCAGCTGCCCGTCGCAATTTGGATTCATGGTGGAGGTCTA TACATGGGTGGCTCAGCTGACAGACGATATAACCTCTCTTTTGTTGTTGAGCAAAGTGCACAGATGGGGAAGCCCATCATTGGTGTTAGTCTCAACTACCGACTCGTGGCATTTGGATTTCTAGGGGGCGAGGAGGCGCAAGCTGCTGGGGCAACCAACATTGGATTTCGCGACCAGAGGCTTGCAATTGAATGGATCCATGAGAATATTAGGGCGTTCGGTGGTTCGCCTGAGAAGATCACCATCTGGGGCGAGAGCTCAGGGACTGAGAGCGTCACGGCCCAGGTTTTTGCATATAATG GGCAGCATAATGGTCTTTTCAGAGGTGCCATTGGCCAATCCGGATTCGGTGGAATTATCCCGCGACTTCCTGGAGGATACAATGCCACCGCCCTGCAACAGGAACATTTTGACAACTTAGTTCGCAATGTCTCGACTTGTGCTTCCACTGTTGGCACCCCACACGCTTTGGAGTGCCTGCGTAACGCTGACTTCAGAGATATCAATGCAACCTTGTCGCAGATGCCGGCATTGACCTGGTCACCTGTCTTAGATGGTGATTTTCTTGCAGACTACAGTGCCAATCAGGTGTCGAATGGAAGATTTGCCCGAGTTCCCATCCTAATTGGGGCGAACTCTGATGAAGGTACAGGGTTCGGGTCTGGCAAAGGGCCAGACGGCGGGTCATTCAATACGGACGACGATATTCGCGGAGCAATTCAGAATTTCATTTCTCCAACGGCTGGCATAAAAACCGGCAAATCCGTTGATGACCTTTTGGACCAAGCCCTTTACCTCTATCCTAATATTCAATCTGCGGGAATCCCAACTTTAAAAACATGGCCACATGTTTTGCAGCCAAACGATAATTTTACGCAATCGCTTGGTCTACAGTATCGACGAGGCAATGCATTTTTTGGTGATGT ATACATGCACTACCTACGCCGAAGGGCAAATTTAGCATGGTCCCGGTACGGGCTTCCGTCGTTTGTCTATCGCTTCGATGTAACTGTAAATGGAAAGCCTGAGTTTACCGGGGCCACTCATTTTCAAGAG GTCGCTTTTGTATTTTACAATATTAATGGAGATGCTTACACGGTAAATCCctttggcggtgatgatCATGCATATTCTAGGAAAGCTCGAGCTCTTGCCAAAGAAATTTCATCTATGTGGATCAACTTCATTGTTGACCAGAATCCCAACGGGTATCAACATCAGAGCTGCGAGAGTGATAGGTGGCCCACGTTCGACCCTACAGATGGCGGAGGCGCGGGACGTGGTATTGTCTTCGAGCTGGACCATTTGTCGGTTGAATTAGATGATTGGAGAGCAGAGGGTATAAATTGGTTAATTCAAAACGACCTTGCGCTCATCGGGAACTAA